GACATCGTCCTGGGCGAAGTGGACCGCTGAAACCAATCACGAATTACAAATGACGAATTACGAATTAAACCAACCACCGGCATCCCGCCCTTGCCCATTCGCCCGAATCCGCCCGCGCTCATTCGCGGCCGGCCACGCGTCCCCCGCCATTCGTCATTCGTAATTCGTCATTCGTAATTCGTCATTCGTAATTAATTTTCTCCCATGCTCGGCACCGGCATCATCAAAGGACTCCTCGTCACCGCGAAAAATCTCGTCGGCAGCTACCACGACCCCAAGCGCCTGCCCACCATCGAGTATCCGGAAAAACGATACAAACTCCCGGAAAACTTCCGCAGCTTCCCCTTCCTCGTTTACGACGGCGACGACGCGAACGCCGGCCTGCGCTGCGTCGCCTGCCGCATCTGCGAGAAGGAATGCCCGCCGCAGTGCATCTACATCGTCCCCGAGCGCGACGAAAAAGGCCGCGTGCAGAAGAAACCCAAGATCTTCGACATCGACTTCTCCGTCTGCATGGGCTGCCAGATCTGCGTCGAGGCCTGCCCCTTCGACTCCATCAAGATGGATCACCACTACGAGATCACGGCCACCAACCGCTTCGAGGGCCTGCTCGTCCACCTCGACCAGCTCGCGAAACCCAACAGCTATTTTCACCAAATCCACCCCGCCGACGCCGCCGAAATCGACGCCCGCCTCGCCGAGGACAAACGCAAGGCCGAGGAAAAAGCCAAGGCCGCTGCCGCTGCTGCGGCAGCCAAAGCCGCCGCGGCCGCCGCAGCCAAGTCTGCCGCCGCGGTTCCGCCCCCGCCCGCAACCGCTCCCGCTCCGAAACCCGACGCGTCCTGACCCAAGGGCCTGCCAATGACCTTCGCCACCGTGAATCCCGCCGATAATTTTCTCGAACGCCTTCCCGGCCTCGCGCTCGACTGGGTGCTTGGCCTTCTCCCCGACAACGATTTCGTCCGCTGGCTGGTCGCTTCCGTGCTCGCCGTTGCCGTCATCCTCGCCGTGTTCGGGCTGCTCTTCGCCTTCACCACCGTCACCGAGCGCAAGCTCCTCGGCCGCTTCCAAAACCGGCCCGGCCCCAACCGCGTCCGCATCCTCGGCATCCGCTTCTTCGGCTTTTTCCAGCCCTTTGCCGACGCGGTCAAGGCCCTGACCAAGGAAGACCTCGTGCCCGCCGCCGCCGACAAAATCCTGCACTTCCTCGCCCCCGCCGGCGCGGTCTTCTTCACGCTGCTCGGCTTCGCCGTCATCCCCTACGGCCGCCACCTGACGCCGCTCGACCTCGATGCCGGCGTGCTCTATTTCTTCGCCGCCGGCGCCGCCTCCGAGCTCGTCATCTTCATGGCCGGCTGGTCGAGCCAGAACAAGTATTCGCTCCTCTCCGCCATGCGCGCCCTCGCGCAGCTCATTTCCTTCGAACTCCCGCTGCTCCTCGTCGTCGTCCCCGTCGTCCTCGCCGCCGGCACCCTCGGCACCTCCTCCATCGTCACCGCCCAGGGCGGCTGGTCGCTCGGCGGGCTCATCCCGCACTGGAACGTGCTCACGCCCTGGGGCCTCGCCGGGTTCGTCATCTTCGTCATCGCCGCGCTGGCCGAGACCAACCGCTGCCCCTTCGATCTCCCCGAGGGCGAAAGCGAGATCATCGCCGGGCACCTAACCGAGTATTCGGGATTCAAATACGCGCTCTTCTTCATGGGTGAGTATTTCGGCATCATCGGCCTGTGCGGACTCGGCGTGACGCTCTTCCTCGGCGGCTGGCAGGCCCCGTGCGAGTTCCTCCAGTTCATCCCGTCCTACCTCTGGTTCGGCCTCAAGCTCATCGCGCTCATCCTCTTCTTCATCTGGATACGCGCCACGCTCCTGCGCCTGCGCATCGACCAGCTCACCCGCCTCGCGTGGAAACTCCTTGTCCCGCTCGGCCTCATCAACCTCGGCGTGGCCGCCTTCTGGATGCTCACCGCGTCGTGGGACGGCCCCGTCCTGCTGGCCGTCCGCTGGGCGGTCGGCCTCGCGCTCATTCTCATCCCCTACGTGCTCCTCGGTCGCAGCCTCGGCTCCGGCCTCGGCCCCCGCAACTACCGCTACGCGCAATGAAATTAAGAATTAAAAATTAAGAATTATGAAAACGATCCCACTGCAAACCCGACGCGGCAGCGCCCGTCTCCCCCATTCTTAATTTTTAATTCTTAATTATTAATTTCCACCCATGCCCGACCTCTCCCTTCTCTCGTTTCTGGCCATCGCGCTCGTCACCATCGGTGCGTCCGCCGTGGCCATTACGCGGCGCAACATCATTCACAGCGCCCTCCTCCTCGTCGCCGGCTGGGTGGGCATCGCCGCCTACTACCTCTGGGCCGGCGCCGAGTTTGTCGCCTTCGCGCAAATCCTCGTTTACGTCGGCGCGGTCTCGATGGTCGTGCTCTTCGCCGTGCTGCTCACGCGCCTCGGTCCCGGCGACACCGCCCCTGCGCCCGGGGCCTTCCAGCGCGCCGCCGCCGCGCTCGTCGCGGGCGGAGCCTGCTTCGGCGCGCTTTCCGGGGCCATCCTCACCTCGCCCTTCAAAACCGGCGCCGAAACGCCTGCCGCCGCCCCCGGCGTCCGCCAGCTCGGCCTCGCGCTCATGGAGCCCGCCAATGCCGCCGCGCTCCTTGTCATCGGGATTCTCCTCACCGTCGCGCTCATCGGCGCCATCGTCATCGCATCCATCGACCGCCGCGGGGCGGACAAATCCGGGGAGGCCGCGTCATGATGAATCTCCTTGAAAACATAAGCCCGCTGCACCTCAGCCTGCTCTTTTCGAGCGCGCTTTTCTGCCTGGGCCTCGTCACTGCGCTCGCCCGCAGCAACACCATCCTCGTGCTTCTCGGCGTCGAGCTCATGCTCAACGCCGCCAACATCAACTTCATCGCTTTCGCGGGCCGCTCGCAGGGCGCGGCGGCCTCGACCGGCGTGCTCTTCGCGATTTTCTCCATTGCCGTGGCCGCCGCCGAGGCCGCCGTGGGCCTCGCGCTCATCATCGCGATCTACCGGCACCGCCGCAGCGTCCGCCTCCGGACGCGAACGAATTGAAAGGCTGACCATGAACATGGAATTACGAATGACGAATTACAAATTACGGCACCGCCGCGCCATTTGTCCCTCGCGTTCCTGTCTTTCAGGCAGCCTCCCTGTTTTCGCCGCCGGCGCGGCAGCGCCCTCCATTCGTAATTCGTAATTCGTAATTTCCGCCATGACCAAACTCCTCTGGCTCATCCCCGCGCTTCCGCTTGCCGCCGCCGCCATCGGCGCGGTCACGCCGCGCCGCTCCCGCGCGCTTTCCTCCACGCTCGCGCTCGTCGCCATGGCCGCCGGCTTCGTCCTCTCCTGCCTCGCCCTCCGCGACGCGCCCGGCCCGCCGCGCACCAGAGCTTCAACTTCACCTGGCTCGAATCCGGCGGGTTCCACGTCGAACTCGGCTTCCTGCTCGACCCGCTCACCGCGTTCATGCTCGTGATGGTCACCTTCGTCGGCTTCCTGATCTTTCTTTTCAGCACCGGCTACATGAAGGAGGACGAAAACTACGCGAAGTTTTTCTGCTACCTCAGTTTCTTCGCCGCCTCGATGCTCGGCCTGATCGTCTCCAACAGCCTCCTGCTCACCTTCATCTGTTGGGAACTCGTCGGCCTCGCTTCCTACCTGCTCATCGGCTTCTGGTTCACCAAACCGTCCGCCGCCGCCGCCGCGAAGAAGGCCTTCATCACCACGCGCATCGGAGACCTGGGTTTCCTGATTGGCATGCTCTGGCTGCACGGCGCGACCGACACGCTGCTGTTCTATGACGGCGGCGGGGTTTCCTCGAAACCGCGGCCCTTTCCAAACTCGCATTCCTGCTTCCCTGCGGGCTGGCGGTTTCGACCGGCATCGGTCTCCTGGTTTTCTGCGGCGCGGTCGGCAAATCCGGCCAGTTCCCGCTCCATGTCTGGCTCCCCGACGCGATGGAAGGCCCCACACCCGTGTCCGCGCTCATCCACGCCGCCACGATGGTGGCCGCGGGCGTGTTCCTCATCGCGCGCGTTTATCCGCTCATGGCTGTGGACCAAGCCGGCGCGCACTTCCACGCCCTCACCGTCGTCGCCTTCATCGGCGCCATCACCGCGCTTTTCGGCGCGGTCGTCGCCGTCGCGCAAAACGACATCAAGCGCATCCTCGCCTTCTCGACCGTATCACAACTCGGATACATGATGCTCGCCATCGGCGTCGGCGCGTGGCCTGTCGCGATCTTCCATCTCCTCACCCACGCCTTTTTCAAGGCGCTGCTCTTCCTCGGCGCGGGCTCCGTCATCCACGCCGCGCACCACGAGCAGGACATCCGCCTGCTCGGCGGGCTTTCGCGCCGCATGAAAGCCACCTTTGCCGCCTTTTCCATCGGCATGATGGCGCTCGCGGGCGTGCCGTTCGTGTTTTCCGGCTTCTACTCGAAGGAGGGCATCCTCCACGCCGCGCACCACTGGCCTGTCTCGCACCTCCCGCTCTGCGTCGGACTCGTCGCCGTCGTGCTCACCGCGTTCTACATGACGCGCCTCATGGGCAACGTCTTTTTCGGAAAACCCCGTTCGCACGCCGCGGAGCACGCGCATGAGAACCCGCCCGCGATGACGCTCCCGCTCACCCTCCTCGCCGCCTGCTCCATCCTCGTCGGCTTCCTCGGCACGCCCGCCTGGCCCTGGCTCCAGCAAACCCTCGCCGGCCAGCCCGCCGCCGCGCACGGCCTCGCGGCCATCTTCACCGAGGGCGGCGGGCTCATGTGGCTCTCCATCGCGCTCGTCGCGCTCGGCATCGGCGCGGGCGCCGCGCTCTACATCCGCCGTCCGCGTGTTTCCGCCACCGCCGCCGACCCGCTCGAAAAAACCTTCCCCGCGCTCTGGCGCGCGCTCGCCAACCGCCTCTGGTTCGACGAACTCTACGCCGCCACCTTCGGACGCCTCACAAACCTCCTCGCCGCGTTTGCCGACATCCTGACCGCTGCATCATCGACGGCCTGTCGTCTCCTCGCCCTCCTCGGGCGCGGCATCGGTTTCATCAACCGCGAAGGCGACGAGGACGTGCTCAACGGCGGCTTTGACCGCACCAGCGAGGCCCTTCGCGGCACCGGCAAGGCCTACTCCCGCGCCCAGACGGGCGACGCCCACGACAACCTCGGCGCCATCGCCCTCGGCTTCGTCGCCCTCATGGTCGTCATCATGATCGCCGGCATCTGGTGATCCAGACAAACCTCCGCCACCGCCCTCTTCATTCGTAATTTGGCATTCGTCATTCGTAATTTTCCGTCCTCCCGCTCATGCCTTTTCTCTCCTCCATCATCTTCGTCCCCTGGCTCGGCGCGCTGCTGCTCGCGTTTTTCCCGCGCGGAGACAACCGCCTCAGCCGTCCCGTCGCGCTCCTCTTCAGCGCCTCCACGCTCGTCCTCGCGCTCATCGCCTGCGCCTCCTACGACAGCGCCAAAGGCGGGCTCCAGTTCGTCGAGCAACACGCCTGGATCGACGCGCTCAACATCCAGTATCACCTCGGGCTCGACGGACTCAGCCTGTTGCTCGTGCTCCTGACCGGCCTCGTCGCCCCCGCCGCGCTTTACGCGACTTGGAGCATCGGGCGCGACGGACGCCTCATCGGCATCCTCTTTCTCCTTCTCCAAGGCGCGGCGCTCGGCGTGTTTCTCGCGCTCGATTTCTTCCACTGGTTCATCTTCTGGGAACTCAGCCTCGTGCCCGCGTTTTTCCTCATCCGGCTCTGGGGCGGAAAAGGCGCGCCGCGCGCGGCCTATCAATTTGTCATCTACACCATGGGCGGCGGCGTGTTCATGCTGCTTGCCTTCGCCGCGCTCTACGCGGCCACCGGCACGTTTGACTTCGTGGCGCTCGAGCGCATGGCCGCCGAAGGCTCGCTGCAAGCCGCGCTGGGCAGCCTCGGCGCCAGCCTGCCGTGGCTGATTTTCGGCGGAGTGCTCCTCGGCCTGGCGGTGAAGGTTCCGCTCTTTCCCTTCCACACCTGGCTGCCCTCCGCCTACGCCGAGGCTCCGGC
This genomic stretch from Termitidicoccus mucosus harbors:
- a CDS encoding 4Fe-4S dicluster domain-containing protein, with amino-acid sequence MLGTGIIKGLLVTAKNLVGSYHDPKRLPTIEYPEKRYKLPENFRSFPFLVYDGDDANAGLRCVACRICEKECPPQCIYIVPERDEKGRVQKKPKIFDIDFSVCMGCQICVEACPFDSIKMDHHYEITATNRFEGLLVHLDQLAKPNSYFHQIHPADAAEIDARLAEDKRKAEEKAKAAAAAAAAKAAAAAAAKSAAAVPPPPATAPAPKPDAS
- the nuoK gene encoding NADH-quinone oxidoreductase subunit NuoK; the encoded protein is MMNLLENISPLHLSLLFSSALFCLGLVTALARSNTILVLLGVELMLNAANINFIAFAGRSQGAAASTGVLFAIFSIAVAAAEAAVGLALIIAIYRHRRSVRLRTRTN
- a CDS encoding proton-conducting transporter membrane subunit codes for the protein MVFCGAVGKSGQFPLHVWLPDAMEGPTPVSALIHAATMVAAGVFLIARVYPLMAVDQAGAHFHALTVVAFIGAITALFGAVVAVAQNDIKRILAFSTVSQLGYMMLAIGVGAWPVAIFHLLTHAFFKALLFLGAGSVIHAAHHEQDIRLLGGLSRRMKATFAAFSIGMMALAGVPFVFSGFYSKEGILHAAHHWPVSHLPLCVGLVAVVLTAFYMTRLMGNVFFGKPRSHAAEHAHENPPAMTLPLTLLAACSILVGFLGTPAWPWLQQTLAGQPAAAHGLAAIFTEGGGLMWLSIALVALGIGAGAALYIRRPRVSATAADPLEKTFPALWRALANRLWFDELYAATFGRLTNLLAAFADILTAASSTACRLLALLGRGIGFINREGDEDVLNGGFDRTSEALRGTGKAYSRAQTGDAHDNLGAIALGFVALMVVIMIAGIW
- a CDS encoding complex I subunit 1/NuoH family protein, with translation MTFATVNPADNFLERLPGLALDWVLGLLPDNDFVRWLVASVLAVAVILAVFGLLFAFTTVTERKLLGRFQNRPGPNRVRILGIRFFGFFQPFADAVKALTKEDLVPAAADKILHFLAPAGAVFFTLLGFAVIPYGRHLTPLDLDAGVLYFFAAGAASELVIFMAGWSSQNKYSLLSAMRALAQLISFELPLLLVVVPVVLAAGTLGTSSIVTAQGGWSLGGLIPHWNVLTPWGLAGFVIFVIAALAETNRCPFDLPEGESEIIAGHLTEYSGFKYALFFMGEYFGIIGLCGLGVTLFLGGWQAPCEFLQFIPSYLWFGLKLIALILFFIWIRATLLRLRIDQLTRLAWKLLVPLGLINLGVAAFWMLTASWDGPVLLAVRWAVGLALILIPYVLLGRSLGSGLGPRNYRYAQ
- a CDS encoding NADH-quinone oxidoreductase subunit J family protein; its protein translation is MPDLSLLSFLAIALVTIGASAVAITRRNIIHSALLLVAGWVGIAAYYLWAGAEFVAFAQILVYVGAVSMVVLFAVLLTRLGPGDTAPAPGAFQRAAAALVAGGACFGALSGAILTSPFKTGAETPAAAPGVRQLGLALMEPANAAALLVIGILLTVALIGAIVIASIDRRGADKSGEAAS